A genomic segment from Streptomyces sp. NBC_00237 encodes:
- a CDS encoding rhomboid family intramembrane serine protease, whose translation MTYLPETRPARPPARGARVRTAAGVMLAWVALLWLLEAIDSATGALDTFGLSPRSLPELRDVLPMAFLHHGFDHVASNTLPLLVLGFIAALGGIRRFAGVILTIMLVGGLGVWLTAPAYSNTAGASGVVFGLFGYLLIRGFVDRRPWDVVIGVIVAAVYGSILWGVLPTNSAISWQGHLFGLLGGVLAAFAFRRGRAA comes from the coding sequence ATGACGTACCTGCCAGAGACTCGACCGGCGCGGCCACCGGCCCGGGGAGCGCGCGTGCGGACGGCCGCCGGGGTGATGCTGGCGTGGGTCGCCCTGCTGTGGCTCCTCGAAGCGATCGACTCCGCGACCGGCGCCCTCGACACCTTCGGCCTCTCACCGCGCTCGCTCCCGGAGCTGCGGGACGTCCTCCCGATGGCCTTCCTGCACCACGGCTTCGACCACGTGGCGTCGAACACCCTCCCCCTCCTCGTCCTCGGCTTCATAGCCGCGCTGGGCGGGATACGCAGGTTCGCGGGCGTCATCCTGACGATCATGCTGGTCGGGGGGCTGGGGGTGTGGCTGACGGCCCCCGCGTACTCGAACACGGCGGGTGCGTCGGGCGTCGTCTTCGGCCTGTTCGGCTACCTGCTGATACGGGGCTTCGTGGACCGGAGGCCGTGGGACGTGGTGATCGGGGTGATCGTCGCGGCGGTGTACGGGTCGATCCTGTGGGGCGTGCTCCCGACGAACTCGGCGATCAGCTGGCAGGGCCACTTGTTCGGCCTGCTGGGCGGAGTGCTCGCGGCTTTCGCCTTCCGGCGGGGACGGGCGGCTTAG
- a CDS encoding PLD nuclease N-terminal domain-containing protein: MLRALMFILPLALTIYAFIDCLNTPEDEAKHLPKVAWVFIILLFWVVGPIVWLAAGKNRRPPQDGRTPSEWHRNKRTTWVAPDDNPDFLKSIKDENKKDESLLKDWEADLRRREEEIKRRESGEDGDSKGPKGPDDSAK, encoded by the coding sequence ATGCTCAGGGCACTGATGTTCATCCTGCCGCTGGCGCTGACGATCTACGCGTTCATCGACTGCCTGAACACCCCCGAGGACGAGGCCAAGCACCTGCCCAAGGTGGCGTGGGTCTTCATCATCCTGCTCTTCTGGGTCGTCGGCCCGATCGTCTGGCTCGCCGCGGGCAAGAACCGCCGCCCGCCGCAGGACGGCCGCACCCCCTCCGAGTGGCACCGCAACAAGCGCACCACGTGGGTCGCCCCGGACGACAACCCCGACTTCCTCAAGTCCATCAAGGACGAGAACAAGAAGGACGAGTCCCTCCTCAAGGACTGGGAGGCGGACCTGCGCCGCCGCGAGGAGGAGATCAAGCGCCGCGAGTCGGGCGAGGACGGCGACTCCAAGGGCCCGAAGGGCCCGGACGACTCGGCGAAGTAG
- a CDS encoding helix-turn-helix transcriptional regulator yields MPESRPTVRRRRLAAMLIKYREEAGKSTEEAAERIGCHRTKVNRIEAARLGISLGELRDLLTFYGVEDQDQVDELVSLARKGRAPGWVQKASLARPSYSDFIGYEESSNYIRSFQSTLVAGLLQTPDYARAVIVAAQAGWGSAQVDALVTARMERQQVLKAPQPPRLHVIQSEAALRLEVGGSEVMGKQLEHLAAMAEHPSIELQVIPDQAGAHAGLFGSFVLFGFPNPAYSDVVCVEHRTGTLFMESPEETEDYTLIFDSLRSIALSPGDSLKRIARIHRELSKASNS; encoded by the coding sequence ATGCCCGAATCAAGGCCGACCGTGCGACGCCGCCGCCTCGCGGCGATGCTGATCAAGTACCGCGAGGAAGCGGGCAAGTCCACCGAGGAGGCGGCGGAGAGAATCGGTTGCCACCGGACCAAGGTCAACCGGATCGAAGCTGCCCGGCTCGGCATCTCGCTGGGTGAGCTGCGGGACCTCCTGACCTTCTACGGGGTCGAAGACCAGGACCAGGTCGACGAGTTGGTCTCACTCGCCCGCAAGGGGAGGGCTCCCGGCTGGGTCCAGAAGGCCAGCCTGGCGCGTCCGTCCTACTCAGACTTCATCGGCTACGAGGAGTCCTCGAACTACATTCGGTCGTTCCAATCGACCCTGGTTGCCGGGCTGTTGCAGACGCCTGACTACGCGCGGGCGGTGATCGTCGCAGCCCAGGCGGGCTGGGGTTCCGCCCAGGTCGATGCGCTGGTCACAGCCCGCATGGAACGCCAACAGGTCCTCAAGGCCCCGCAACCGCCTCGCCTCCATGTCATCCAGAGCGAGGCGGCGCTGCGTCTCGAAGTAGGAGGGTCCGAAGTCATGGGCAAGCAGCTTGAGCACTTGGCTGCCATGGCTGAGCACCCGAGCATCGAACTCCAGGTCATTCCGGACCAAGCAGGCGCACATGCGGGCCTGTTCGGGTCCTTCGTCCTGTTCGGCTTCCCCAACCCTGCGTACTCCGACGTCGTATGCGTGGAGCACCGAACGGGGACCCTCTTCATGGAATCCCCCGAGGAGACCGAGGACTATACGCTGATCTTCGACTCCCTCCGGTCCATCGCTTTGAGCCCCGGAGACAGCCTGAAGAGGATCGCTCGGATCCACCGAGAGCTCAGCAAGGCGAGCAACAGCTAG
- a CDS encoding DUF4229 domain-containing protein: MSTKHATLRYTAMRLGVFAACFAVMWVLVSLRVLPSSLGGMSNVLWVLLLAIVVSAPLSFVLLRKQRDAMSERIVAKVDETKARLESNRKQEDLA, translated from the coding sequence GTGAGCACCAAGCACGCCACGCTCCGCTACACCGCCATGCGCCTGGGTGTCTTCGCCGCCTGCTTCGCGGTGATGTGGGTCCTGGTGAGCCTGCGCGTCCTGCCCTCCAGCCTGGGCGGCATGTCGAACGTGCTGTGGGTGCTGCTGCTCGCGATCGTCGTCTCCGCGCCCCTGAGCTTCGTACTACTGAGGAAGCAGCGGGACGCGATGTCGGAGCGCATCGTGGCGAAGGTGGACGAGACGAAGGCCCGTCTTGAGTCCAACCGCAAGCAGGAGGACCTGGCCTGA
- the mqnP gene encoding menaquinone biosynthesis prenyltransferase MqnP → MSSAAAAVPQPQPGKVRAFLNLVLIEHSVFALPFAYIAALTAMFQLDKNIHWGRLLLVTIAMVGLRTFAMAANRIIDREIDARNPRTANREIVTGAVSVKSAWTGAGIALVFFLGAAALLNPLCLALAPVAVIPMVVYPYGKRFTNFPHAILGLAQAMGPVGAWIAITGEWSGDAVVLGLAVGVWIGGFDLIFGSQDVQADRAHGVKSVPARFGIPAALHGARVCHVLTTALLVWYGVRTDAGIFFWIGMVIVAVAFVYEHTIVRPHDLSRLNRAFFQVNGFIGIALFACALLDLLVRGLTV, encoded by the coding sequence GTGAGCAGCGCCGCAGCAGCAGTCCCGCAGCCACAGCCGGGGAAGGTCCGGGCATTTCTGAACCTGGTGCTCATCGAGCACTCGGTCTTCGCGCTGCCGTTCGCGTACATCGCCGCGCTGACGGCCATGTTCCAGCTGGACAAGAACATCCACTGGGGGCGGCTGCTCCTGGTGACGATCGCGATGGTCGGGCTCCGGACCTTCGCGATGGCGGCCAACCGGATCATCGACCGGGAGATCGACGCGCGGAATCCGCGCACCGCGAACCGGGAGATCGTGACCGGTGCGGTGAGTGTGAAGTCGGCGTGGACGGGGGCGGGGATCGCCCTCGTCTTCTTCCTGGGGGCGGCGGCGCTGCTGAATCCGCTGTGTCTGGCGCTCGCGCCGGTGGCCGTGATCCCGATGGTCGTGTACCCGTACGGGAAGCGGTTCACGAACTTCCCGCACGCGATTCTGGGGTTGGCCCAGGCGATGGGGCCGGTCGGGGCGTGGATCGCGATCACGGGGGAGTGGTCGGGCGACGCGGTCGTGCTCGGGCTGGCGGTCGGGGTCTGGATCGGCGGCTTCGACCTGATCTTCGGGTCGCAGGATGTTCAGGCGGACCGGGCGCATGGGGTGAAGTCGGTGCCCGCTCGGTTCGGGATTCCGGCGGCGTTGCACGGGGCGCGTGTGTGTCACGTGCTGACGACGGCTCTGCTGGTCTGGTACGGGGTCCGTACCGATGCCGGGATCTTCTTCTGGATCGGGATGGTGATCGTCGCCGTGGCGTTTGTGTACGAGCACACGATCGTTCGGCCGCATGATCTTTCGCGGTTGAACCGGGCGTTCTTCCAGGTGAACGGGTTTATTGGGATCGCGCTGTTCGCGTGCGCGTTGCTGGATCTGCTGGTGCGGGGACTGACGGTCTAG
- a CDS encoding menaquinone biosynthesis decarboxylase translates to MAYDDLRSFLRALDREGDLKRITAEVDPHLEVGEIVDRVNKAGGPALLFENVKGSAMPLAMNVFGTDRRLLKALGLTSYGEISEQIGGLLKPELPQGFVGVRDAFGKLGAMAHVPPKKVKDAPVQEVVLRGDEVDLDKLPALFTWPEDGGSFFNLGLTHTKHPESGIRNLGLYRLQRHDKRTIGMHWQIHKDSRNHYQVAAKRGERLPVAIAFGAPPAVTYASTAPLPGDIDEYLFAGFLQGKRVEMVDCKTVPLQVPAHAEVVLEGWLEPGKMLPEGPFGDHTGFYTPQEDFPALTIDTITMRKRPILQSIVVGRPPTEDGPLGRATESFFLPLLKIIVPDIVDYHLPEAGGFHNCIIVSIDKKYPKHAQKVMSAIWGAHMLSLEKLIVVVDSDCDVRNYHEVAWRAFGNVDYSRDLVVVEGPVDHLDHASYQQYWGGKAGVDATKKLPEEGYTRDGGWPNMVESDPATATKVSRRWKEYGL, encoded by the coding sequence ATGGCTTACGACGATCTTCGCTCGTTCCTCCGCGCCCTGGACCGCGAGGGCGACCTCAAGCGCATCACGGCCGAAGTCGACCCCCACCTGGAAGTCGGGGAGATCGTCGACCGGGTGAACAAGGCCGGTGGCCCCGCTCTTCTCTTCGAGAACGTCAAGGGGTCGGCGATGCCGCTGGCCATGAACGTCTTCGGGACGGACCGGCGGCTGCTGAAGGCGCTCGGGCTGACGTCGTACGGCGAGATCAGCGAGCAGATCGGCGGGCTGCTGAAGCCCGAGCTGCCGCAGGGGTTCGTGGGGGTACGGGATGCCTTCGGCAAGCTGGGGGCGATGGCCCACGTGCCGCCGAAGAAGGTCAAGGACGCCCCCGTGCAGGAGGTCGTGCTGCGGGGGGACGAGGTCGACCTCGACAAGCTTCCGGCGCTGTTCACGTGGCCGGAGGACGGCGGGTCGTTCTTCAATCTCGGTCTGACGCATACGAAGCATCCCGAGAGCGGGATCCGGAATCTGGGCCTGTACCGCCTCCAGCGGCACGACAAGCGCACCATCGGCATGCACTGGCAGATCCACAAGGACAGCCGGAACCACTACCAGGTGGCCGCGAAGCGGGGGGAAAGGCTTCCCGTCGCGATTGCCTTCGGGGCTCCGCCCGCCGTGACGTACGCGTCGACGGCTCCGCTGCCCGGGGACATCGACGAGTACCTGTTCGCCGGTTTCCTCCAGGGGAAGCGGGTGGAGATGGTGGACTGCAAGACCGTTCCGCTCCAGGTTCCGGCGCACGCCGAGGTCGTGCTGGAGGGGTGGCTGGAGCCCGGGAAGATGCTGCCGGAGGGGCCCTTCGGCGACCACACCGGTTTCTACACGCCGCAGGAGGACTTCCCGGCGTTGACGATCGACACCATCACGATGCGGAAGCGGCCGATTCTCCAGTCGATCGTCGTGGGGCGTCCGCCGACCGAGGACGGGCCGCTGGGGCGTGCGACGGAGAGCTTCTTCCTGCCGCTGCTGAAGATCATCGTGCCGGACATCGTGGACTACCACCTTCCCGAGGCGGGCGGCTTCCACAACTGCATCATCGTGTCGATCGACAAGAAGTACCCGAAGCACGCGCAGAAGGTCATGTCGGCGATCTGGGGGGCGCACATGCTGTCCCTGGAGAAGCTGATCGTTGTTGTGGACAGCGACTGTGATGTGCGGAATTACCACGAAGTGGCGTGGCGGGCCTTCGGGAACGTCGACTACTCCCGGGACCTGGTGGTGGTGGAGGGGCCTGTCGACCATCTGGACCACGCCTCGTACCAGCAGTACTGGGGCGGCAAGGCTGGTGTCGACGCCACGAAGAAGCTCCCCGAAGAGGGGTACACGCGAGACGGTGGCTGGCCGAACATGGTCGAGTCGGACCCGGCGACGGCCACGAAGGTCTCCCGCCGGTGGAAGGAATACGGCCTGTGA
- a CDS encoding SRPBCC domain-containing protein has translation MTTATPSLPHGKAEPRPGAWFLRFELALPHPLDHVWAAVATPAGLSQWLALPDPWEPKLGAATALHWQYEGSPFTEEGRITAWDPGRVAEYTTSVNGRARFHLEPNGPDATVLRFTNELRDLPASDLPSRLAGWHLHLELLVKALTGTPYDWSTWSLTRYQELLTEYESR, from the coding sequence ATGACGACGGCGACCCCTTCCCTCCCCCACGGCAAGGCCGAACCGCGCCCCGGTGCCTGGTTCCTCCGCTTCGAGCTGGCGCTCCCGCACCCTCTGGACCACGTCTGGGCGGCGGTGGCGACCCCGGCGGGCCTGAGCCAGTGGCTGGCGCTCCCCGACCCGTGGGAGCCGAAACTCGGTGCGGCCACCGCGCTGCACTGGCAGTACGAGGGCTCCCCGTTCACGGAGGAGGGCCGGATCACCGCCTGGGACCCCGGCCGCGTCGCCGAGTACACGACCTCGGTCAACGGCCGCGCCCGCTTCCACCTGGAGCCCAACGGCCCCGACGCCACGGTCCTGCGCTTCACGAACGAGCTCCGCGACCTCCCCGCCTCGGACCTCCCCAGCCGCCTCGCGGGCTGGCACCTCCACCTCGAACTCCTGGTGAAGGCCCTCACGGGCACTCCGTACGACTGGTCCACCTGGTCCCTCACCCGCTACCAGGAACTCCTGACCGAGTACGAATCCCGCTGA
- a CDS encoding UbiX family flavin prenyltransferase: protein MTEPAVERSRTPWVVGVSGASGTPYAAAVLRGLLAAGEAVDLVVSRASRLTILDETGIAYRDSHWREDLAVWLARGADGKPDTFQDLDLSGVRHWSAGDLAAGPSSGSYAVKGMLIVPASTASVAGVALGLSKDLLQRAASVTLKERRKLVVAVRETPLNGQTLKHLVTLDEAGAVVLPASPAFYAGATHIQDLVDFVAGRVLDAAGVPHGLYRRWEGELGGGSRNP, encoded by the coding sequence ATGACTGAGCCCGCCGTGGAACGTAGCCGAACCCCCTGGGTAGTAGGGGTCTCGGGTGCCTCCGGAACTCCGTACGCCGCCGCCGTACTGCGCGGTCTGCTGGCAGCGGGGGAGGCCGTCGACCTCGTCGTCAGCCGGGCGTCCCGGCTGACGATCCTCGACGAGACGGGCATCGCGTACCGCGACAGCCACTGGCGCGAGGACCTCGCGGTGTGGTTGGCACGGGGAGCCGACGGCAAGCCGGACACCTTCCAGGACCTGGACCTGTCCGGCGTACGTCACTGGAGTGCGGGGGACCTGGCGGCCGGGCCGTCGTCCGGGTCGTACGCCGTGAAGGGGATGCTGATCGTCCCGGCCTCGACGGCGAGTGTCGCCGGAGTCGCGCTGGGGCTCTCGAAGGATCTGTTGCAGCGGGCCGCGAGCGTCACGCTCAAGGAGCGGCGGAAGCTGGTGGTGGCGGTCAGGGAGACGCCGTTGAACGGGCAGACGCTGAAGCATCTGGTGACGCTGGACGAGGCGGGCGCCGTGGTGCTGCCCGCCTCCCCTGCGTTCTATGCCGGTGCGACGCACATCCAGGATCTGGTGGACTTCGTCGCGGGGCGGGTGCTCGACGCGGCAGGAGTGCCGCACGGGCTGTACCGCCGGTGGGAGGGAGAGCTCGGGGGAGGCTCCCGCAACCCGTAG
- a CDS encoding DUF397 domain-containing protein: MSTPELNEAAWRKSSYSGSGGDCVEVADLVNSTAVRDSKAAHGPALIFPDQAWNAFVADVKHAR; this comes from the coding sequence ATGAGCACACCTGAGCTGAACGAGGCTGCTTGGCGCAAGAGCAGCTACAGCGGTAGCGGCGGCGACTGCGTCGAGGTGGCCGACCTCGTGAACTCCACCGCCGTCCGCGACAGCAAGGCCGCCCACGGACCTGCCCTGATCTTCCCCGACCAGGCGTGGAACGCCTTCGTCGCGGACGTGAAGCACGCACGCTGA
- the mqnE gene encoding aminofutalosine synthase MqnE has protein sequence MDAGLKRELEQKVRAGERLSREDGIALYESDDLAWLGGLAHEVRTRKNGDVVHFNVNRHLNMTNVCTASCAYCSFQRKPGEKDAYTMRIEEAVRLAKAMENENLTELHIVNGLHPTLPWRYYPRSLSALKEALPQVSLKAFTATEIHHFETISGLSASEILDELIEAGLESLTGGGAEIFDWEVRQHIVDHNTHWEDWSRIHRLAHEKGLKTPATMLYGHIEEPRHRVDHVLRLREMQDETGGFQVFIPLRYQHDFVDMKDGKVRNKLQARTTMATGAEALKTFAVSRLLFDNVPHVKVFWVMHGVQTAQLALQHGADDMDGSVVEYKITHDADDYGTPNKLGRDDLLELIRDAGFRPVERNTRYEIIKEYEGPDPDRRESPQAMRV, from the coding sequence ATGGACGCGGGACTCAAGCGCGAGCTGGAGCAGAAGGTCCGGGCCGGGGAGCGGCTGAGCCGCGAGGACGGGATCGCGCTCTACGAGTCGGACGACCTGGCCTGGCTGGGCGGTCTCGCCCACGAGGTGCGGACGAGGAAGAACGGCGACGTCGTCCACTTCAACGTCAACCGTCACCTCAACATGACGAACGTGTGCACCGCCTCCTGCGCCTACTGCTCGTTCCAGCGCAAGCCGGGCGAGAAGGACGCGTACACGATGCGCATCGAAGAGGCCGTCCGCCTCGCCAAGGCGATGGAGAACGAGAACCTCACCGAGCTGCACATCGTCAACGGTCTGCACCCGACCCTCCCGTGGCGCTACTACCCGCGCTCGCTGTCCGCCCTCAAGGAAGCCCTCCCGCAGGTCTCCCTGAAGGCGTTCACGGCCACCGAGATCCACCACTTCGAGACCATCTCCGGGCTGTCCGCCTCCGAGATCCTCGACGAGCTGATCGAGGCCGGTCTCGAATCCCTGACCGGCGGCGGCGCCGAGATCTTCGACTGGGAGGTGAGGCAGCACATCGTCGACCACAACACCCACTGGGAGGACTGGTCGCGCATCCACCGCCTCGCCCACGAGAAGGGCCTCAAGACCCCGGCGACCATGCTGTACGGGCACATCGAGGAGCCCCGCCACCGCGTCGACCACGTGCTGCGGCTGCGTGAGATGCAGGACGAGACCGGTGGTTTCCAGGTCTTCATCCCGCTGCGCTACCAGCACGACTTCGTCGACATGAAGGACGGCAAGGTCCGCAACAAGCTCCAGGCGCGGACCACGATGGCGACGGGCGCCGAGGCGCTGAAGACCTTCGCGGTGTCGCGACTGCTCTTCGACAACGTTCCGCACGTCAAGGTCTTCTGGGTCATGCACGGCGTGCAGACCGCCCAGCTCGCCCTCCAGCACGGCGCGGACGACATGGACGGCTCGGTCGTCGAGTACAAGATCACGCACGACGCGGACGACTACGGCACCCCGAACAAGCTCGGCCGCGACGACCTCCTCGAACTGATCCGTGACGCCGGCTTCCGTCCGGTCGAGCGCAACACGCGCTACGAGATCATCAAGGAGTACGAGGGCCCGGACCCCGACCGCCGCGAGAGCCCGCAGGCCATGCGCGTCTGA
- a CDS encoding Lrp/AsnC family transcriptional regulator, with translation MDAVDRQLIQALRENGRASYAELGRLVGLSGPSVTDRINRLESAGVITGYRATVDAKSLGLGVTALIGISLSDAADHEDVARRLKDLEEIEDCWFIAGDDSFMLKIRAGDVDGLERTIRRLSGTRGVSRTRTTIVLSTKWENRVGELPEEG, from the coding sequence ATGGACGCCGTGGACAGGCAGCTCATCCAGGCACTTCGGGAGAACGGCAGGGCCTCGTACGCCGAGCTCGGGCGGCTCGTCGGGCTCTCGGGGCCGAGCGTCACCGACCGCATCAACCGCCTCGAATCGGCGGGCGTCATCACCGGCTACCGCGCGACCGTCGACGCCAAGTCGCTCGGGCTCGGCGTCACCGCCCTGATCGGCATCTCGCTGTCCGACGCCGCCGACCACGAGGACGTGGCCCGTCGGCTGAAGGACCTGGAGGAGATCGAGGACTGCTGGTTCATCGCTGGCGACGACTCGTTCATGCTCAAGATCCGTGCGGGCGACGTGGACGGTCTGGAGCGGACGATCCGGCGGCTGAGCGGGACGCGCGGCGTCTCCAGGACCCGTACGACCATCGTGCTCTCCACCAAGTGGGAGAACCGGGTCGGGGAACTTCCGGAAGAGGGCTAG
- a CDS encoding ATP-binding protein, giving the protein MNAERGDNPGEVVLRWGYNPRAVGQARAELRNALASWGHAAVEDAATLVLSELLTNAQRHARVPGREIETRFLRLAGDGGDGVRLEVHDASARRPQPRQEVLDACEGRGLALVDGVADRWGVTERPGPGKSVWAECTQVLR; this is encoded by the coding sequence ATGAACGCAGAAAGGGGAGACAACCCCGGTGAGGTCGTGCTGCGTTGGGGCTACAACCCCCGCGCGGTCGGCCAGGCGCGGGCGGAACTCCGCAACGCGCTCGCGAGTTGGGGGCACGCGGCGGTGGAGGACGCCGCGACCCTCGTCCTCTCCGAGCTGCTGACCAACGCCCAGCGGCACGCCCGGGTGCCGGGCCGCGAGATCGAGACCCGGTTCCTGCGTCTCGCGGGCGACGGCGGCGACGGCGTACGCCTGGAGGTGCACGACGCCTCGGCGCGGCGGCCCCAGCCGCGGCAAGAAGTCCTGGACGCCTGCGAGGGGCGCGGTCTGGCCCTCGTCGACGGAGTGGCCGACCGTTGGGGTGTGACCGAACGGCCCGGACCGGGCAAGTCGGTCTGGGCGGAGTGCACGCAGGTGCTGCGGTGA
- a CDS encoding META domain-containing protein, producing MRRHNPSRLLLTLLTSLLAVTACSSPEAGGKGGEEGKDGADPAQSAALPAPRKPQSKHETALAGTRWKIQWVTVGGKNIAAPDQAGAWVEFTPEGTALGNYGCVPFEVGTTFSGESLTLDKAEKEYSSSSLCPDKPRTFEEKLRKIFTGPLTLKYRHDAYTLDLTNPDGDYVAIKLIRPKNLFGHRWQLQHLLVSDTQGPTYAAGKEIYFVFHENGTVSGKLGCNDFSGRATFQGETLTLFRTALTTQRTCSAQIMSDEKDLLSVTKTARAFTYRVTHESLTAYDETQPNVFGYEFQALPDKPEQPPPGP from the coding sequence ATGCGCAGACACAACCCCAGCCGCCTGTTGCTCACCCTCCTGACCTCCCTGCTCGCCGTCACGGCATGCAGCTCACCGGAGGCCGGGGGCAAGGGTGGAGAAGAAGGAAAGGACGGCGCGGACCCGGCGCAGTCCGCAGCCCTGCCTGCCCCCCGCAAGCCGCAGAGCAAGCACGAAACGGCCCTGGCGGGAACCCGCTGGAAGATCCAGTGGGTCACGGTCGGCGGCAAGAACATCGCCGCCCCCGACCAGGCGGGCGCCTGGGTGGAGTTCACCCCGGAGGGCACGGCCCTCGGCAACTACGGCTGCGTCCCCTTCGAGGTCGGCACCACCTTCTCCGGCGAATCCCTCACCCTGGACAAGGCCGAGAAGGAGTACTCGTCCAGCAGCCTCTGCCCGGACAAGCCCCGCACCTTCGAGGAGAAGCTCCGGAAGATCTTCACCGGCCCGCTCACCCTCAAGTACCGGCACGACGCCTACACCCTGGACCTCACGAACCCCGACGGCGACTACGTAGCCATCAAGCTCATACGCCCCAAGAACCTCTTCGGCCACCGCTGGCAGCTCCAGCACCTGCTGGTTAGCGACACACAAGGCCCGACGTACGCCGCAGGCAAGGAGATCTACTTCGTCTTCCACGAGAACGGCACGGTGAGCGGCAAGCTCGGCTGCAACGACTTCTCCGGCCGGGCCACCTTCCAGGGCGAGACCCTCACCCTCTTCCGCACCGCCCTGACCACGCAGCGCACCTGCTCCGCGCAGATCATGTCCGACGAGAAGGACCTGCTCTCGGTCACCAAGACCGCCCGCGCCTTCACCTACCGGGTCACGCACGAGTCCCTCACGGCCTACGACGAGACCCAGCCCAACGTCTTCGGCTACGAGTTCCAGGCCCTCCCGGACAAGCCGGAGCAACCGCCGCCCGGGCCCTGA
- a CDS encoding GNAT family N-acetyltransferase: MPLSFRLDPPVDAALRDGLIALWADVTDAGGAVGFVPPADPEEIRPELVRHLVAMAEGRTRLLVGYDEDGAVAATAFLVLNGHRLMTHWVWLYTVMVHPKHQGKGYGRDLLAAAADAARTLPGVEAIRLTCRGGTGADSFYTACGYEEVGRVPGAIRVAPGDDRDDVIMLLHLG; the protein is encoded by the coding sequence ATGCCTCTTTCCTTCCGCCTGGACCCGCCCGTCGACGCCGCGCTGCGCGACGGGCTGATCGCCCTGTGGGCCGACGTCACCGACGCGGGCGGCGCGGTCGGTTTCGTACCGCCCGCCGACCCGGAGGAGATCCGGCCCGAGCTGGTCCGGCACCTCGTCGCGATGGCGGAGGGGCGGACGCGGCTGCTCGTCGGGTACGACGAGGACGGGGCCGTCGCCGCGACCGCGTTCCTGGTCCTGAACGGGCACCGGCTCATGACCCACTGGGTCTGGCTGTACACGGTGATGGTCCACCCGAAGCACCAGGGGAAGGGGTACGGCCGCGATCTGCTGGCAGCGGCCGCCGACGCGGCCCGCACCCTCCCCGGCGTCGAGGCGATCCGGCTGACCTGCCGGGGCGGCACGGGGGCGGACTCCTTCTACACGGCGTGCGGGTACGAGGAGGTCGGGCGGGTGCCCGGCGCGATCCGGGTCGCCCCCGGGGACGACCGGGACGACGTGATCATGCTGCTGCACCTGGGCTGA
- a CDS encoding DUF4291 domain-containing protein: MPSDAVPQRQIRALHGADTITVYQAYPPEIGLPAVRDGKFPRNWMRDQMTWIRPSFLWMMHRSGWATKPGQEVVLAVDLRREGFDWALSNAVLSPYDRTVHPDKAAWKRQVKHAPVRARWGPERDISLSPLPYRSLQLSLSGEAARRYADEWIVGIRNATPLAKTIGSTLAEHGPASASLFLLVESPYPVPKEARINAV, translated from the coding sequence ATGCCATCCGATGCCGTTCCCCAGCGCCAGATCCGCGCCCTGCACGGCGCCGACACCATCACCGTCTACCAGGCGTACCCGCCCGAGATCGGCCTGCCCGCCGTCCGGGACGGGAAGTTTCCGCGGAACTGGATGCGGGACCAGATGACGTGGATCAGGCCGTCGTTCCTGTGGATGATGCACCGCAGCGGTTGGGCGACCAAGCCGGGCCAGGAGGTCGTGCTCGCCGTGGACCTACGCCGAGAAGGCTTCGACTGGGCCCTCAGCAACGCCGTCCTCTCCCCCTACGACCGCACGGTGCACCCCGACAAGGCCGCCTGGAAGCGTCAGGTGAAGCACGCTCCGGTACGGGCCCGGTGGGGGCCGGAACGGGACATCAGCCTCAGCCCCCTCCCCTACCGCTCCCTCCAGCTCAGCCTGTCCGGGGAGGCCGCACGCCGGTACGCGGACGAGTGGATCGTCGGCATCCGGAACGCCACCCCCCTGGCGAAGACCATCGGCAGCACCCTCGCCGAACACGGCCCCGCGAGCGCGTCCCTCTTCCTGCTGGTGGAGTCCCCGTACCCGGTGCCGAAGGAGGCCCGGATCAACGCCGTTTGA